One Peterkaempfera bronchialis DNA window includes the following coding sequences:
- a CDS encoding response regulator, which translates to MTIRVIVAEDESAVRSGLVLILRGAPDIEVVAEAADGEQALALAREFRPDVVLMDLRMPRLDGVSATRAVVAEQLASVLVLTTFDLDEYVFGALRAGAVGFLLKTVDADGLITAIRTVAAGDGLIAPAIARRLIAEFASSPARENRLADSPALGALTRRERQVLSCLGEGLSNAEIAAHLEMAEATVKTHVSRLLGKLNLRSRAQAAVLVRNLDNHP; encoded by the coding sequence GTGACCATCCGCGTCATCGTCGCCGAGGACGAGTCCGCCGTCCGCTCCGGGCTCGTCCTCATCCTGCGCGGCGCACCCGACATCGAGGTCGTCGCCGAGGCTGCCGACGGTGAGCAGGCCCTGGCGCTGGCCCGGGAGTTCCGCCCCGACGTGGTGCTGATGGATCTGCGCATGCCCCGGCTTGACGGCGTGTCGGCGACCCGGGCGGTCGTCGCGGAACAACTCGCCAGCGTGCTGGTGCTGACCACCTTCGACCTGGACGAGTACGTCTTCGGGGCACTGCGCGCCGGCGCCGTGGGCTTCCTGCTGAAGACCGTCGACGCCGACGGGCTGATCACCGCCATCCGCACCGTCGCCGCCGGTGACGGCCTGATCGCACCCGCCATCGCCCGCCGCCTGATCGCCGAGTTCGCCTCCTCGCCCGCACGCGAGAACCGACTCGCCGACTCCCCGGCCCTCGGGGCCCTCACCCGCCGGGAACGCCAAGTGCTCTCCTGCCTCGGCGAAGGACTGTCCAACGCGGAGATCGCCGCCCACCTGGAGATGGCCGAGGCCACGGTGAAGACCCATGTGAGCCGCCTGCTCGGCAAGCTCAACCTACGAAGCCGAGCCCAGGCAGCCGTACTGGTTCGCAATCTCGACAACCACCCCTGA
- a CDS encoding sensor histidine kinase codes for MSLLRPHRDDARIAALGLVGGLLLWALGLHNQAGRPLGGAWVLLPLVVTAALELVRRSRPQSALLAGTLALVADQFTVGSLATVLMFTDLVYAATLYGSPAAARRIPVAAGLLTVTATIGFVAWYRTPEALLIGVVIGLVAFAPATTGALVRNHQAAAESARLHAQQTALLAELDRAQAVTAERTRMARELHDMVANRLSAIAIHSTAALSRDDPRTTADALAVIRENSVDGLTEMRRLIGLLRVDNADLEPATVPTLDGIPALVANARANGLEVIVQDTRPPGPGLPPPVALTAYRITQESLTNALKHAAPGPVTVSLVQLDGALTVRVTSPYGDRPAGPRAPGSGAGLVGMRERTALLGGSFRAGPEDSADGAGGADGAGPEDGAGGADGADGRVWQVYAVLPTDGKGAP; via the coding sequence ATGTCTCTGCTGCGTCCGCACCGTGACGATGCGCGGATCGCCGCCTTGGGCCTGGTCGGCGGCCTGCTGCTGTGGGCACTCGGGCTGCACAACCAGGCCGGCCGGCCGCTGGGCGGGGCCTGGGTGCTGCTGCCGCTGGTCGTGACGGCCGCGCTGGAGCTGGTCCGGCGTTCCAGACCGCAGTCGGCGCTGCTGGCCGGCACGCTGGCCCTGGTCGCGGACCAGTTCACCGTGGGCAGCCTCGCCACGGTCCTGATGTTCACCGACCTGGTGTACGCGGCCACCCTCTATGGAAGCCCCGCCGCCGCACGGCGGATCCCGGTCGCCGCCGGGCTGCTCACGGTCACCGCGACCATCGGCTTCGTCGCCTGGTACCGGACGCCCGAGGCACTGCTCATCGGGGTGGTCATCGGCCTGGTCGCCTTCGCTCCCGCGACCACGGGGGCCCTGGTCCGCAACCACCAGGCAGCCGCCGAGTCCGCCCGACTGCACGCCCAGCAGACCGCGCTGCTGGCCGAGTTGGACCGGGCGCAGGCCGTCACGGCGGAGCGCACCCGGATGGCGCGGGAACTGCACGACATGGTCGCCAACCGGCTCTCCGCCATCGCCATCCACTCCACCGCCGCACTGTCGCGGGACGATCCGCGCACCACAGCGGACGCCCTCGCGGTCATCCGGGAGAACAGCGTCGACGGCCTCACCGAGATGCGTCGGCTCATCGGGCTGCTCCGCGTCGACAACGCCGACCTGGAACCGGCCACCGTACCCACCCTGGACGGCATCCCCGCCCTCGTCGCCAACGCCCGCGCGAACGGCCTGGAGGTCATCGTGCAGGACACCCGTCCCCCCGGCCCGGGCCTCCCGCCGCCCGTCGCACTCACCGCCTACCGCATCACCCAGGAGTCCCTGACCAACGCGCTCAAGCACGCGGCCCCCGGCCCGGTCACCGTCTCCCTCGTCCAGCTCGACGGCGCACTCACCGTACGGGTCACCAGCCCGTACGGCGACCGCCCGGCCGGGCCACGGGCCCCCGGCTCCGGCGCGGGTCTGGTGGGGATGCGGGAGCGTACGGCGCTGCTGGGCGGGTCGTTCCGGGCGGGCCCGGAGGACAGCGCGGACGGCGCGGGCGGCGCGGACGGCGCGGGCCCGGAGGACGGCGCGGGCGGCGCGGACGGCGCGGACGGCAGGGTGTGGCAGGTGTACGCCGTACTCCCCACCGACGGCAAGGGAGCACCGTGA